TTAAAGCATTGACGCCTAATACGGTGCCCACTAACACATCTACCATAAAGCCAAACACGAAGGCCGTACCTATACTGACCCGATGCGGCATCGCTAGTGTCCAATACATTAATACCAGCAAGGTCCAATCTGGACGAGCTAGCTTAACCACTTGTGGCAGCGGCATGACGGTAAGTATTAAGGCAATAAATAGCGATAAGTAAACGAAGCCAATTCCTTGTGCTTTACGCATCGGGCTGCTCCTGTAGTGGTACTGGCAAGGCTATGGGCAAAGTTACTGCCGGAATAGCAGACAATAACAACACATGCCGCACCCGATCTAGCTGAGCAAAAGGCTCGGCATACACCAACATAAACGGCTGACTGGCATCTTGGTTAATTCTAATCACTTTAGCTACCGGATATCCCTCGGGAAATACACCATCTAAGCCAGAAGACAATAAACGGTCTCCTTCACGAATATCAGTACTGTGAGGTAAATGTACTACACGCAGTTGGTCCCACTGGCCAAGGCCTTCGACTACAGCACGCACGCCGGTGCGCTCGGCACGTACTGCAATGGCATGAGTATTATCAGAAATTAACAGTGCTCTGCTCGTATTGGGGCCAACACTCACAATTTGCCCTACAATACCTTTTTCATCAATAATGGCTTGCTGCTCGGTCACGCCATCGCTGCGGCCTTTATTTAACACCACTTGATGACTAAACGGATGACTATAAACGGCTAAAACTTCTGCAATTAAATGCT
The sequence above is drawn from the Rheinheimera salexigens genome and encodes:
- the mreC gene encoding rod shape-determining protein MreC, producing MNTMYRRGPSLFLRLFLAVLCSVGLMFVDRYTDSSTQLRSYLTAAASPLFYIASLPETLFSGASEQFMSQHALLEENGRLKQKLLQQSGQLQLLNYLQQENTKLRALLGASPSKDGQHLIAEVLAVYSHPFSHQVVLNKGRSDGVTEQQAIIDEKGIVGQIVSVGPNTSRALLISDNTHAIAVRAERTGVRAVVEGLGQWDQLRVVHLPHSTDIREGDRLLSSGLDGVFPEGYPVAKVIRINQDASQPFMLVYAEPFAQLDRVRHVLLLSAIPAVTLPIALPVPLQEQPDA